A portion of the Rhizoctonia solani chromosome 6, complete sequence genome contains these proteins:
- a CDS encoding DNA replication ATP-dependent helicase Dna2: protein MSSNYGDEDDFMNNLLADMDESLLRTPVKPGPSTTRTLAKPVSRPDFSGYSNQRPKTVAKRELALPTSNTPKPKPSVEFTPSRVPIDQTVLTTQLSSRKPALINDDIEDFHLPLPEEQLPRRVTTKTPAHPRAAPPHSPETTTRAQVKWVERQENGLYPQIRVLAIDETTSEVLEVILKDDWESTRIRLGDIINVLGDFSELLQKVSISDSETPALIPTRTITISSAKNILVLHPDLLLPITAISNASVCPRKPLLGMMVPTPTFPPSLIPLPPSPETSEDKPAKGPGQDKSQEPLVWGNLLHEVVQDCLAAGTWSRASIISAINRVLRDPASLSQLFRVDRSLKEAEDE from the exons ATGTCTTCGAACTATGGCGATGAGGATGACTTTATGAACAACTTACTGGCGGACATGGATGAATCTTTGTTACGtactcctgtgaaacctggACCATCGACCACTCGAACTCTCGCTAAACCGGTCAGCCGTCCAGACTTCTCTGGTTATAGCAACCAAAGGCCCAAAACAGTAGCCAAACGGGAGCTGGCGTTACCAACCAGTAACACACCTAAGCCTAAGCCGTCTGTGGAATTTACGCCTTCCAGAGTACCCATCGACCAAACAGTTTTAACCACTCAACTCTCGTCCCGAAAACCAGCATTAATCAATGACGACATAGAAGACTTTCATCTTCCGTTGCCTGAAGAA CAACTGCCCAGACGTGTTACCACCAAGACCCCTGCACATCCTAGAGCTGCACCCCCACATTCACCAGAAACGACTACACGGGCTCAAGTCAAATGGGTTGAAAGACAAGAGAACGGCTTGTATCCGCAAATA CGTGTTTTGGCCATCGATGAGACAACCTCGGAGGTCTTGGAAGTCATTTTGAAGGATGACTGGGAATCGACGAGGATAAGGCTTG GGGACATCATCAACGTTCTAGGCGACTTCAGCGAGCTACTTCAAAAAGTGTCAATTTCAGATTCTGAAACTCCTGCTTTGATACCTACTCGGACGATAACCATATCATCTGCGAAAAACATACTCGTCCTACACCCAGACCTCTTATTACCGATCACAGCTATCTCCAATGCGTCAGTTTGTCCACGGAAACCTTTGCTTGGCATGATGGTTCCTACTCCTACTTTTCCGCCTTCATTAATTCCCCTTCCCCCCTCGCCCGAAACCTCAGAGGATAAACCTGCAAAGGGGCCAGGCCAGGATAAATCTCAAGAACCACTAGTTTGGGGTAATCTTTTGCACGAAGTCGTGCAAGATTGCCTCGCAGCCGGTACATGGTCCAGGGCTTCTATCATCTCCGCAATCAACCGGGTACTCCGTGACCCTGCTTCGCTCAGCCAGCTCTTTAGGGTGGATCGAAGTTTGAAAGAGGCAGAAGATGAATGA
- a CDS encoding DNA replication ATP-dependent helicase Dna2, with protein sequence MECSLGTQGKIDAAVEAVAEDPPLKTATSGLGKSISTGSVPPPGPKLVSNAAARSKSSAGPGYTTGKSELTPSAFTKNRTKGVTKGLADAIKRGMAENSGATGTSWTMPFEIKTGRTVGGMEHRAQTMLYTLLIAERYGVQTPTGILYYTQKDEIIQVHPARNEIRGLMVGRNELAASIMYHRELKVSETSNPHTPATPPTQPPTQLELASSKDEIFLPPPIDENYQCSKCYVKDACVLYRAAVERMPPSTVPQLADKADHLTSSQKEFFAHWETLIALEEQDMVRFRKELWTMRAEEREKNGRCFARMVPGPGVKRDGKFVYEFTRAPKPKNSPEDLPEPVLDLTMSPSTPKKNPRSSPIIDLTSSPVPQYQMGDRLEYSFGSVDSLLNGHIIKGDAVTISIDPTLLAFARGYVLDISTRALTVAFDQELPLEGVAIRKHSKSKTGPAEFRIDKDDYSGGMAKLRSNLAALFYKPDTILLKLLEVEFDVLRLGNVDKVHIEARKFALGAKEVPETLEALERQLLRPPVVATLAFRLTIDEASQITLPSCLGPLRFAEKFVLVGDHFQLPPLVKSKDAREGGMDISLFRRLSDTHPEAVIDLALQYRMNAEIMTLSNKLIYSDRLQCGSEKVATQALYLPHPSAGLAWHVSCGGGPNSQCWLNSLIDPTCKVRFVDTDDLPARNTIVGSLVQNEIEAQLVLQTIEALSKSGVKSAQIGVISPYRQQIKLLSHMLQEHSEVEILTADRSQGRDKDCIIISMVRSNEDGNIGDLLKDWRRLNVSFTRARSKLIIFGSRGTLKCDNLLKQFFDLVDEKGWYMCLPKDAHLMHDFSKTHGKRMPLGSSGDSELTDSTPVKRARVSSGILKGRPLLQDIIVIDDD encoded by the exons ATGGAGTGCAGCTTGGGGACTCAAGGGAAAATTGACGCTGCTGTGGAGGCGGTGGCCGAGGACCCTCCCTTGAAAACGGCTACCAGTGGGCTTGGTAAGAGTATTTCAACTGGCTCCGTGCCTCCACCTGGCCCCAAGCTAGTGTCAAACGCTGCTGCCCGAAGTAAATCAAGTGCTGGGCCAGGATACACTACCGGGAAATCCGAGCTGACGCCTTCAGCATTCACCAAAAACCGAACGAAAGGCGTAACGAAAGGATTAGCCGATGCGATTAAACGTGGTATGGCCGAAAACTCGGGCGCGACTGGAACCTCCTGGACCATGCCTTTCGAAATCAAAACAGGCCGCACTGTTGGAGGTATGGAACATCGCGCACAAACTATGCTTTACACCTTGCTTATCGCTGAGAGATACG GCGTCCAGACACCAACTGGCATTTTGTATTACACACAAAAAGACGAAATTATTCAAGTCCATCCAGCGCGCAATGAAATTAGAGGACTAATGGTCGGACGCAATGAGCTGGCTGCCAGTATCATGTACCACCGCGAATTGAAGGTATCTGAAACCTCCAATCCCCATACCCCAGCGACGCCCCCGACTCAACCTCCAACTCAACTCGAATTGGCCAGCTCTAAAGACGAAATATTTCTCCCTCCACCCATCGATGAAAACTACCAATGCTCAAAATGCTACGTCAAGGATGCATGCGTCTTGTACCGAGCT GCAGTTGAGCGAATGCCGCCATCGACCGTACCTCAACTTGCAGACAAGGCTGATCACCTTACGTCTTCTCAAAAAGAGTTCTTTGCTCATTGGGAAACCCTCATCGCGCTCGAGGAACAAGACATGGTTCGCTTCAGGAAAGAGCTTTGGACTATGCGAGCCGAGGAGCGCGAAAAAAACGGACGGTGTTTTGCTCGAATGGTACCTGGTCCTGGAGTAAAAAGGGATGGCAAATTCGTCTATGAGTTCACTCGGGCTCCTAAACCCAAAAACTCACCCGAGGATTTACCCGAACCAGTCCTTGACTTGACGATGAGCCCCTCAACTCCCAAAAAGAACCCTAGGTCATCGCCTATCATCGACCTAACTAGTTCGCCCGTCCCTCAGTACCAAATGGGAGATCGACTTGAATACTCCTTTGGGTCAGTTGATTCCCTACTCAATGGTCATATCATCAAAGGGGATGCGGTTACCATTTCGATCGACCCTACCTTACTGGCATTTGCTCGTGGATATGTGCTTGATATTAGCACAAGGGCCCTAACGGTGGCTTTTGATCAGGAACTTCCCCTTGAGGGTGTCGCAATACGCAAACATTCaaaatcaaagacaggaccAGCCGAATTCAGAATTGACAAGGATGATTACTCTGGTGGCATGGCTAAATTGCGATCCAATCTCGCGGCACTATTCTATAAACCGG ACACTATTTTGCTGAAGCTATTAGAGGTGGAATTCGATGTATTGCGACTGGGGAATGTTGATAAG GTTCACATAGAAGCTCGCAAGTTTGCGTTGGGTGCAAAAGAGGTACCCGAGACTCTTGAAGCGTTGGAGCGACAATTGTTGAGGCCACCTGTAGTAGCCACACTTGCCTTTCGATTGACCA TTGATGAGGCCTCCCAGATCACCTTGCCATCGTGTTTGGGACCACTACGATTCGCTGAGAAATTTGTTTTAGTGGGCGATCATTTTCAACTCCCCCCGCTA GTCAAGAGCAAAGACGCGCGGGAGGGTGGCATGGATATCTCTCTCTTCCGCAGGCTCTCAGATACCCATCCGGAGGCTGTTATCGATCTGGCTTTGCAATATCGCATGAATGCAGAGATCATGACTTTATCAAACAAACTCATTTATAGTGACCGACTCCAGTGCGGAAGCGAGAAAGTTGCAACTCAAGCGCTCTACCTTCCTCATCCATCAGCTGGCCTGGCCTGGCATGTTTCGTGTGGGGGTGGGCCTAACAGCCAGTGCTGGCTTAATTCACTTATTGATCCGAC CTGCAAAGTACGTTTCGTCGATACCGATGATCTTCCGGCCCGCAATACAATAGTTGGATCTCTTGTGCAAAACGAGATTGAAGCGCAATTGGTTTTACAA ACGATTGAGGCTTTGTCAAAAAGTGGTGTCAAATCCGCTCAAATAGGAGTCATTTCGCCATACCGGCAGCAGATCAAACTACTGTCACATATGCTTCAGGAGCACTCTGAAGTCGAAATATTGACTGCAGACCGCAGTCAAGGGCGAGATAAGGATTGTATAATAATATCCATGGTCCGTTCAAATGAGGATGGAAAC ATTGGCGATCTGCTGAAAGACTGGCGCCGACTCAATGTTTCTTTTACACGAGCACGTTCGAAACTTATAATCTTTGGGTCCAGGGGAACTCTGAAATGCGACAACCTACTCAAACAATTTTTTGACCTAGTTGACGAAAAAGGATGGTATATGTGCCTTCCTAAGGACGCTCATCTAATGCATGATTTCTCCAAAACCCATGGCAAAAGGATGCCGTTAGGATCCTCGGGTGATTCAGAATTAACAGATTCCACGCCGGTCAAACGAGCTCGCGTTTCATCAGGAATACTGAAAGGCCGACCTCTACTTCAAGACATTATCGTCATTGATGATGACTAG
- a CDS encoding Tyrosine kinase family catalytic domain protein has protein sequence MGLLRIEEAILELAKYHCSDLTEQVTFLGDQEDIAVIGGFYDIYKASLAGYEGVVAVKLSVNAILEHVVNELRVVSKLEHSNILPCLGYIVTEPRGSASYDRVPWGQQIIGVVYPWINLNLRDYLKLRPKANRAHLCNQVIEGLTYLHDTGVIHGDLRGRTVMISDQGTVQITGFGGSILKDDPAGYGNGFQMAGRWAAPERLLPDGAEPTVKADVWSLGMTILETFTGDIPYPELSELNALSAVADGIEQMEHVTIGLSTTLPTIIDRLVDQGCLNITKQLIYGNESHKYSGPLSDVYQARLLSGRLVAVKCLRALSNSESKPEKVFKRTARELHAWPVPTHPNVLEFVGLAVFRDKLAMVAPWMPYGSLLAFIDANPDYDRCRLCTQIAEGLIYIHGLGMAHGDIKGAPELFIDEGIRNNYETDVYALGMVNISDTYDVQLLTMKFFQTILEALTGTVPYKDKADLTVIHTVVFRGEHPSRPVDCISPQSTEGDALWNLLGAAGATTLNSVPGSPKSAIL, from the exons ATGGGCCTT CTGAGAATAGAAGAAGCTATTCTTGAGCTGGCTAAATACCATTGCTCAGATCTTACTGAGCAAGTTACTTTCCTCGGAGATCAAGAGGATATTGCTGTCATTGGAGGTTTCTATGATATTTACAAAGCATCACTGGCTGGATATGAAGGTGTTGTGGCCGTGAAGCTTTCAGTAAATGCCATCCTCGAG CATGTTGTCAATGAATTACGTGTTGTTTCCAAGCTTGAACATTCTAATATTTTACCTTGTTTGGGTTATATCGTAACTGAGCCCCGTGGTTCAGCGTCCTATGATAGAGTTCCTTGGGGACAACAGATAATTGGCGTTGTATATCCTTGGATAAATCTCAACCTACGGGATTACTTGAAGCTTCGACCCAAAGCAAATCGTGCTCACCTA TGTAACCAAGTCATCGAAGGGTTAACTTATTTACACGACACAGGTGTG ATACATGGGGACTTAAGAGGC CGAACCGTTATGATCTCGGACCAAGGAACAGTACAGATTACTGGGTTTGGTGGCTCGATCCTAAAGGACGATCCAGCTGGGTATGGAAACGGGTTTCAAATGGCTGGCCGATGGGCA GCTCCAGAAAGGCTACTCCCTGACGGTGCTGAACCGACGGTCAAGGCAGATGTATGGTCGCTCGGAATG ACTATATTG GAGACATTCACAGGGGATATCCCTTACCCAGAGTTATCGGAGCTTAATGCTTTGAGCGCAGTAGCGGATGGG ATAGAACAAATGGAGCATGTGACCATCGGACTCAGCACA ACCCTACCCACAATCATCGATCGCCTCGTAGACCAGGGTTGCCTAAATATAACCAAGCAGCTTATATATGGGAATGAGAGCCATAAATACAGTGGACCGTTGAGTGATGTGTATCAAGCACGATTGCTCAGTGGAAGACTTGTTGCTGTCAAGTGCCTGAGGGCTCTTAGTAACTCTGAAAGCAAGCCTGAAAAAGTTTTCAAA CGCACCGCTCGCGAACTGCATGCGTGGCCAGTCCCAACTCATCCAAATGTTCTCGAATTTGTAGGGCTGGCGGTTTTTCGTGACAAACTCGCCATGGTCGCCCCGTGGATGCCATATGGTAGTTTGCTTGCTTTCATAGATGCAAACCCGGACTATGACCGGTGCCGTTTG TGCACACAAATCGCAGAGGGCCTAATTTATATCCATGGTCTGGGCATG GCGCACGGCGATATCAAAGGA GCACCGGAACTATTCATTGATGAAGGAATAAGGAATAATTATGAGACAGACGTATACGCCCTTGGAATGGTAAACATTTCCGATACCTACGACGTACAACTGTTGACCATGAAATTCTTTCAGACTATCCTG GAGGCACTCACCGGCACCGTACCTTACAAAGATAAAGCAGATCTTACTGTGATACATACCGTGGTGTTTCGGGGAGAACATCCCTCTCGACCTGTGGACTGCATATCGCCGCAGAGTACCGAAGGGGATGCACTATGGAATCTCCTTGGCGCTGCTGGAGCTACGACCCTCAACTCCGTCCCAGGGTCACCGAAGTCTGCCATTTTGTAA